A window from Streptomyces sp. NBC_00271 encodes these proteins:
- a CDS encoding YHYH protein encodes MGPSMAPADSGAVAVVPPHPARAAEDVRGGGGGTLITRLRTPPTGTSIASPARDTLFACKGGTLTRPDRPWIDAHGVIDVLKRPFVSGTMHWKKYLKVTTTATGRRFKGNGLPDQPTGRFTVQKGTPAYKYYAEIPAHGYPNAAAIPIKPWNLDVTVPRDPSVRARPTCIDQLTTGMALAGGTFHLEVATDAEDRPVDPNAALPLDRCWGHPYETQYHYHGPSQTCFGNKSSRGSADTRSPSRHSPLVGYAIDGFGIFGPRGEDGKIVKNRDLDVCHGHTHAIMWDGKRVVMYHYHLNGEYPYSIGCFRAKPVTVPGSGRGGH; translated from the coding sequence ATGGGTCCATCGATGGCCCCGGCCGACTCCGGGGCCGTGGCGGTGGTCCCGCCGCATCCCGCGCGGGCGGCCGAGGACGTACGTGGCGGGGGAGGCGGCACCCTCATCACCCGCCTGCGCACACCCCCCACCGGCACGTCGATCGCCTCACCCGCACGCGACACCCTCTTCGCCTGCAAAGGGGGGACCCTCACTCGGCCCGACCGCCCGTGGATCGACGCGCACGGTGTGATCGACGTACTCAAGCGCCCGTTCGTGTCGGGGACCATGCACTGGAAGAAGTACCTGAAGGTGACGACGACCGCGACCGGGAGGCGCTTCAAGGGCAACGGGCTCCCGGACCAGCCCACCGGGCGCTTCACCGTCCAGAAGGGCACCCCCGCCTACAAGTACTACGCGGAGATTCCCGCGCACGGGTACCCCAACGCCGCCGCGATCCCCATCAAGCCGTGGAACCTCGACGTCACCGTTCCGCGCGATCCGTCTGTCCGGGCGCGGCCCACGTGCATCGACCAGCTGACGACCGGGATGGCTCTGGCGGGCGGCACCTTCCACCTGGAGGTGGCCACCGACGCGGAGGACCGACCGGTCGACCCCAACGCGGCCCTGCCGCTGGACCGCTGCTGGGGCCATCCGTACGAAACGCAGTACCACTACCACGGCCCCTCGCAGACCTGCTTCGGCAACAAGTCCTCGAGGGGGTCCGCGGACACCCGTTCCCCTTCCCGGCACTCACCGCTCGTGGGATACGCCATCGACGGCTTCGGGATTTTCGGGCCGCGCGGCGAGGACGGAAAGATCGTCAAGAACAGGGATCTGGACGTCTGCCACGGTCACACACACGCGATCATGTGGGACGGCAAGAGGGTCGTCATGTACCACTACCACCTCAACGGAGAGTATCCGTACTCCATCGGATGTTTCCGGGCGAAGCCGGTGACCGTGCCCGGGTCCGGACGCGGCGGACACTAG
- a CDS encoding carboxylesterase/lipase family protein produces the protein MAVDAVDSVSRTHDPVVSTPYGAVRGRYEDGVAVFRGIPYAAPPFGARRFRPPVPPEPWEGVRDAGEFGPTPPKPPYSEAYARLLADPVVPGDDCLNLNVWTPEPGPGARLPVMVWIHGGALTRGSSAVPVYDGHAFARDGVVLVSINYRLGVEGYGLFPDAPPNAGLRDQLAALEWVRESIARFGGDPDRVTVFGESAGAISIGALLAGPRAQGLFRRAVLQSGPPEASERDKVRRMVRRMATRLKVPATARAFAAVDRALLLRTQADVARLSSPVLGGPAFGIVVDGDLVPRDPMEALLEGGAGGAPDVELLLGWTSEEYRLWLAPGGLLERVDRLGPVALAGAMARCRCGHEVPRGYRAIHPRTGTADLVGQMVTDHLLRVPLHRLADARPPRTPAYVYEFAWPSNVPGLGACHALELGFVFDTVQVPQAAQLAGPGAPQELADAMHTAWVRFAVEGDPGWQAWDASHPVRIFGAGAPHTVLGPRDRELALWDAESGRPGAPLSSPESTPSPRPRRPRRVMAVRPSSWPPLPPRAGGGRARP, from the coding sequence ATGGCGGTGGACGCGGTGGACTCGGTTTCACGGACGCACGACCCGGTGGTCTCCACTCCCTACGGAGCGGTGCGCGGCCGGTACGAGGACGGGGTCGCCGTCTTCCGCGGCATTCCCTACGCGGCCCCGCCGTTCGGCGCCCGCCGGTTCCGGCCACCCGTCCCGCCCGAGCCCTGGGAGGGTGTGCGTGACGCGGGGGAGTTCGGGCCGACGCCGCCCAAGCCCCCGTACTCCGAGGCGTACGCACGGCTGCTCGCCGACCCCGTGGTGCCCGGCGACGACTGTCTCAACCTGAACGTCTGGACACCGGAGCCCGGCCCCGGGGCCCGGCTGCCCGTCATGGTGTGGATCCACGGCGGCGCCCTGACCCGCGGCTCGTCGGCCGTGCCCGTCTACGACGGCCACGCCTTCGCACGCGACGGCGTCGTCCTCGTCTCGATCAACTACCGGCTGGGCGTGGAGGGTTACGGACTCTTCCCGGACGCGCCGCCCAACGCCGGTCTGCGTGACCAGCTCGCCGCGCTGGAGTGGGTGCGGGAGTCGATCGCGCGGTTCGGCGGCGACCCGGACCGGGTGACCGTGTTCGGTGAGTCGGCCGGGGCCATCAGTATCGGGGCGCTGCTGGCCGGCCCGCGCGCCCAGGGCCTGTTCCGGCGGGCCGTCCTGCAGAGCGGACCGCCGGAGGCGAGCGAGCGCGACAAGGTACGGCGCATGGTGCGCAGGATGGCCACCCGGCTGAAGGTCCCGGCGACGGCGCGGGCGTTCGCCGCAGTGGACCGCGCCCTGCTGCTGCGCACCCAGGCCGACGTGGCCAGGCTCAGCAGCCCGGTCCTCGGCGGGCCCGCCTTCGGGATCGTCGTCGACGGCGACCTCGTCCCGCGCGACCCGATGGAGGCACTCCTCGAAGGCGGCGCAGGCGGCGCGCCCGACGTCGAACTGCTGCTGGGCTGGACCAGCGAGGAGTACCGGCTGTGGCTGGCCCCGGGAGGTCTGCTGGAGCGTGTCGACCGGCTCGGTCCCGTCGCCCTGGCCGGTGCCATGGCCCGCTGCCGCTGCGGCCATGAGGTGCCCCGCGGCTATCGCGCGATCCATCCGCGGACGGGCACCGCGGACCTCGTCGGGCAGATGGTCACCGACCATCTGCTGCGGGTGCCGCTGCACCGGCTCGCCGACGCCCGTCCGCCGCGGACACCCGCGTACGTCTACGAGTTCGCCTGGCCCTCCAACGTGCCGGGCCTCGGCGCCTGCCACGCCCTGGAGCTCGGCTTCGTCTTCGACACCGTGCAGGTGCCCCAGGCGGCGCAGCTCGCGGGCCCGGGCGCCCCGCAGGAACTCGCCGACGCGATGCACACTGCGTGGGTGCGGTTCGCGGTCGAGGGCGACCCGGGCTGGCAGGCCTGGGACGCCTCGCACCCGGTCCGGATCTTCGGCGCGGGCGCACCGCACACCGTACTCGGACCGCGCGACCGTGAACTGGCGCTGTGGGACGCCGAGTCGGGGCGGCCCGGTGCCCCGCTCAGCTCCCCGGAGTCCACCCCCTCGCCGCGCCCGCGCCGACCCCGCCGGGTCATGGCCGTCAGGCCGAGCTCGTGGCCACCTCTTCCGCCGAGAGCCGGGGGCGGGCGAGCGCGGCCCTGA